The following are encoded together in the Streptomyces tsukubensis genome:
- a CDS encoding WhiB family transcriptional regulator, with the protein MGWVTDWSAQAACRTTDPDELFVQGAAQNRAKAVCTGCPVRTECLADALDNRVEFGVWGGMTERERRALLRRRPTVTSWRRLLETARSEYERAAGLLPDDADLDIDLDAGIDVMRGIAAVDSGLERADGGVRYAAVG; encoded by the coding sequence ATGGGCTGGGTAACCGACTGGAGTGCGCAGGCTGCCTGCCGCACTACTGATCCGGATGAACTGTTCGTACAAGGGGCAGCGCAGAACAGGGCCAAGGCGGTCTGCACCGGTTGTCCGGTGCGCACCGAGTGCCTGGCCGATGCGCTGGACAATCGCGTCGAGTTCGGTGTCTGGGGTGGAATGACCGAGCGGGAGCGCCGCGCACTGCTGCGCAGGCGGCCCACGGTCACCTCGTGGCGCAGGCTCCTGGAGACCGCACGCAGTGAGTACGAGCGCGCGGCGGGCCTGCTGCCCGACGACGCCGACCTCGATATCGATCTCGATGCCGGGATCGATGTCATGCGGGGTATCGCTGCCGTGGACTCGGGCCTGGAGAGGGCCGACGGCGGAGTGAGGTACGCCGCCGTGGGGTGA
- a CDS encoding ArsA family ATPase, which yields MSRLQVVSGKGGTGKTTVAAALALALATEGKRTLLVEVEGRQGIAQVFETEALPYGERKIAVAPGGGEVYALAIDAELALLDYLQMFYRLGSAGRALKKFGAIDFATTMAPGVRDVLLTGKACEAVRRKDKQGRYAYDHVVMDAPPTGRITRFLNVNDEVAGLAKIGPIHNQAQAVMRVLKSPETEVHLVTLLEEMPVQETVDGIAELRGAGLPVGRVLVNMVRPALLDEASLDLGLGSTGSPHTAIAKALSTAGLGGARRGGVAERLVDPLLDQAAEYAERHSLEHAQREVLKDAGPPLHELPLFAEGMDLGGLYRLSKELRRQLAAPGSGTSPEPGAHSGSPMSQERGARSGSQSQEFGRQGR from the coding sequence GTGAGCAGGCTCCAGGTCGTCAGCGGCAAGGGCGGTACCGGAAAGACCACGGTCGCCGCAGCCCTCGCGCTCGCCCTCGCGACTGAGGGCAAGCGCACGCTTCTCGTGGAGGTCGAAGGCAGACAAGGCATCGCGCAGGTCTTCGAGACCGAGGCGCTCCCGTACGGAGAGCGCAAGATCGCCGTCGCTCCCGGCGGCGGCGAGGTGTACGCGTTGGCCATCGACGCCGAGCTGGCGCTCCTCGACTACCTCCAGATGTTCTACCGGCTGGGCAGTGCGGGCCGCGCCCTCAAGAAGTTCGGCGCGATCGACTTCGCCACCACCATGGCGCCCGGCGTACGGGACGTCCTGCTGACGGGCAAGGCGTGCGAGGCGGTCCGCCGCAAGGACAAACAGGGGCGCTACGCCTACGACCATGTGGTGATGGACGCACCGCCGACCGGCCGCATCACGCGCTTCCTCAATGTGAACGACGAGGTCGCGGGGTTGGCCAAGATCGGCCCCATACACAACCAGGCACAGGCGGTGATGCGGGTCCTCAAGTCCCCCGAGACCGAGGTGCATCTCGTGACGCTGCTGGAGGAGATGCCGGTCCAGGAGACCGTGGACGGCATCGCGGAGCTTCGGGGGGCCGGTCTGCCCGTGGGGCGGGTCCTGGTCAACATGGTGCGCCCCGCCCTGCTGGACGAGGCCTCCCTCGACCTGGGACTCGGCAGTACCGGCTCGCCGCACACGGCCATCGCCAAGGCCCTGTCGACGGCGGGCCTCGGTGGGGCGCGGCGCGGCGGGGTGGCGGAGCGGCTGGTCGATCCGCTGCTCGATCAGGCCGCAGAGTACGCGGAGCGGCACTCCTTGGAACACGCGCAGCGTGAGGTCCTGAAGGACGCCGGTCCGCCCCTGCACGAACTGCCGCTGTTCGCCGAGGGGATGGACCTCGGCGGCCTCTACCGGCTGTCGAAGGAACTCAGAAGGCAGTTGGCGGCTCCGGGGTCCGGAACGTCCCCGGAGCCCGGAGCGCACAGCGGATCGCCGATGTCCCAGGAGCGCGGCGCGCGGAGTGGATCGCAGTCTCAGGAGTTCGGGAGGCAGGGACGATGA
- a CDS encoding RidA family protein, with amino-acid sequence MSAASESGAIEARLTELGLTLPEVVPPLAAYRPAVRSGAYVYTAGQLPMVEGSLPLIGKVGGEVTAEEAKELARTCALNALAAVKSVAGDLDRVARIVKVVGFVASAPDFTGQAGVLNGASELLGEVFGDKGVHARSAVGVAVLPLDSPVEVEIQVELVAD; translated from the coding sequence GTGAGCGCGGCCTCGGAGTCGGGCGCGATCGAGGCCAGGCTCACCGAGCTGGGGCTGACCCTGCCCGAGGTCGTCCCGCCGCTCGCCGCGTACCGGCCGGCGGTCCGTTCCGGCGCGTACGTGTACACGGCCGGCCAGCTCCCCATGGTGGAGGGCTCGCTTCCGCTGATCGGCAAGGTCGGCGGTGAGGTCACCGCGGAGGAGGCCAAGGAGCTGGCCCGCACCTGCGCGTTGAACGCCCTCGCCGCCGTGAAGTCGGTCGCGGGCGACCTGGACCGGGTGGCGCGCATCGTCAAGGTCGTCGGATTCGTGGCCTCCGCGCCCGATTTCACCGGCCAGGCGGGCGTACTGAACGGCGCGAGTGAGCTGCTCGGTGAGGTTTTCGGCGACAAGGGCGTGCACGCGCGCAGTGCCGTCGGCGTCGCCGTACTGCCCCTGGACTCGCCCGTCGAGGTGGAGATCCAGGTCGAGCTGGTCGCGGACTGA
- a CDS encoding ArsA family ATPase produces the protein MNPDPSRHLDGEASRHLDVDAPRPLDVDALLDDPGTRIVVCCGSGGVGKTTTAAALGLRAAERGRKAVVLTIDPARRLAQSMGIDALDNTPRRVDGIKPSPAASHAPGGPAGSGVPGVPGGASGGGSDHDRDEGGNKGTGTGGDTAPVGELHAMMLDMKRTFDEIVESHADADRARAILENPFYQSLSAGFAGTQEYMAMEKLGQLRSRDAWDLIIVDTPPSRSALDFLDAPKNLGSFLDGKFIRVLMAPAKAGGRAGMKFLNVGMSMMTGTLGKLLGGPFLRDVQTFVAAMDTMFGGFRTRADATYRLLQAPGTAFLVVAAPERDALREAAYFVERLAAEDMPLAGLVLNRVHGSGAAQLSAERALAAAENLEDGRIVDQTEGKAAFVNTSSNGPGSEQETAAPAVELDPVPPTDTPPADGAESARSTTEDRSAPEKARVKGAEGAAEAEAGTEDSHAPEPVEHLTAGLLRLHAERMRLLAREQRTRDRFTALHPEVAVAEVAALPGDVHDLAGLRAIGDRLAAGGQAGTTGSA, from the coding sequence ATGAATCCGGACCCGTCGCGGCACCTGGATGGGGAGGCGTCACGCCACTTGGACGTGGACGCACCACGCCCACTGGACGTGGACGCGCTGCTGGACGACCCCGGGACCCGGATCGTGGTGTGCTGCGGCTCCGGCGGCGTCGGCAAGACGACGACGGCCGCGGCGCTGGGTCTGCGGGCCGCGGAACGCGGGCGCAAGGCGGTCGTCCTGACCATCGACCCCGCGCGCAGGCTCGCCCAGTCGATGGGCATCGACGCACTGGACAACACTCCACGCCGCGTGGACGGCATCAAGCCGTCCCCGGCCGCCTCGCACGCCCCCGGCGGTCCCGCTGGTTCGGGCGTACCGGGCGTACCGGGCGGGGCGAGCGGCGGGGGCAGCGACCACGACCGCGACGAAGGCGGCAACAAGGGCACCGGCACCGGTGGTGATACCGCACCCGTCGGCGAACTGCACGCGATGATGCTGGACATGAAGCGGACGTTCGACGAGATCGTCGAGTCGCACGCGGACGCGGACCGGGCCCGCGCCATCCTGGAGAACCCCTTCTACCAGTCGCTCTCCGCCGGTTTCGCCGGTACGCAGGAGTACATGGCGATGGAGAAGCTCGGACAGCTCCGCTCCAGGGACGCCTGGGACCTGATCATCGTCGATACCCCGCCGTCGCGTTCGGCGCTCGATTTCCTCGACGCGCCCAAGAACCTCGGTTCGTTCCTCGACGGCAAGTTCATCCGGGTGCTCATGGCCCCCGCCAAGGCCGGCGGCCGGGCCGGGATGAAGTTCCTCAACGTCGGGATGTCGATGATGACGGGGACCCTGGGCAAACTGCTCGGCGGCCCTTTCCTGCGGGACGTACAGACCTTCGTCGCGGCGATGGACACCATGTTCGGCGGATTCCGTACGCGCGCCGACGCCACCTACCGTCTCCTACAGGCACCGGGAACCGCGTTCCTCGTGGTGGCGGCGCCGGAGCGGGACGCGCTGCGCGAGGCTGCCTACTTCGTGGAACGGCTGGCCGCGGAGGACATGCCACTCGCCGGCCTCGTCCTCAACCGGGTGCACGGCAGCGGCGCGGCGCAGCTTTCCGCGGAGCGCGCTCTCGCCGCGGCGGAAAATCTTGAGGACGGCCGCATTGTGGATCAGACGGAGGGGAAAGCTGCATTCGTCAACACTTCCAGCAACGGACCCGGCTCCGAGCAGGAAACAGCCGCACCCGCAGTCGAGTTGGACCCCGTGCCCCCCACGGACACCCCACCCGCCGACGGCGCCGAATCCGCCAGAAGCACGACAGAAGACAGAAGCGCGCCCGAAAAGGCACGCGTCAAAGGAGCGGAAGGAGCGGCAGAGGCCGAAGCGGGCACTGAGGACTCCCACGCCCCGGAGCCGGTGGAACACCTGACCGCGGGGCTGCTGCGCCTGCACGCGGAGCGTATGCGCCTGCTCGCACGCGAACAGCGCACGCGCGACCGCTTCACCGCGCTCCACCCCGAGGTGGCGGTGGCCGAGGTGGCCGCGCTCCCCGGTGATGTCCACGACCTCGCGGGACTGCGCGCCATCGGCGACCGCTTGGCGGCCGGCGGCCAGGCAGGGACGACAGGGTCCGCCTGA
- a CDS encoding DUF4177 domain-containing protein, whose protein sequence is MAKWEYATVPLLVHATKQILDTWGEDGWELVQVVPGPNNPEQLVAYLKREKQA, encoded by the coding sequence ATGGCTAAATGGGAATACGCGACCGTGCCCCTTCTTGTGCACGCGACAAAGCAAATTCTGGATACCTGGGGCGAGGACGGCTGGGAGCTCGTCCAGGTCGTACCCGGGCCGAACAACCCCGAGCAGCTCGTGGCCTACCTGAAGCGGGAGAAGCAGGCGTGA
- a CDS encoding transglycosylase domain-containing protein: MGKKRSGGGLSPTQQIAKFLGVSVLAGAVLAGIAMPAAGALGLTAKGTVDEFDDIPANLKRPPLSQRTQILDANGGQIATVYSRDRTVVPLKKISPYMQKAIVAIEDSRFYQHGAIDMKGILRAVNENAQSGGVAQGASTLTQQYVKNVFVEEAGDDPEKVAAATQQTIGRKIRELKFAIQIEDKLGKKGILNNYLNITFFGQQAYGVEAAAQRYFSKSAKDLTLQESALLAGIVQSPSRYDPVNDPQEATKRRNTVLQRMSEVHAISPKEAKEAKAEPLGLKVTKPTSGCITASAGAGFFCDYVEHVFLTDPAFGKTKEERLALWHRGGMTIRTTLDPKAQESVQASLKKHVYQSDSVAAASTLVEPGSGKILAMGQSKPYGYQKNETEMNFSVNHSMGGSNYGFPTGSTFKPFLAAAAIEGGTPPTKSYPAPFEMDYPKTVATCDSKPWVNDSNYHLENENESEHGPYALKDAMAKSVNTYFVQMLGDVGMCPVSKMTDKLGVKQGNDTKLPLSPSALTLGSNGLSPLTMASAYAAFANRGEYCTPIAVGSITGPGGKSMPVPKSTCSRAMSEKTADSVNTLLRGVVDSGTGKQAGLTGRDNAGKTGTTDSRLNAWFVGYTPNMSGAVWVGSANQDVEMQNITIGGVYNKLVFGGAVPGPIWKDAVTGALAGKDAPKFNLIDIPDAKKDKDKGKGKGKGKTQPPADNGGGQNNNGGGGGGGQGDGGGGGGGGQDDNRPGGNNGGGWNNGGNDGGDGGGGGWWD; this comes from the coding sequence ATGGGAAAGAAGCGCTCGGGCGGTGGGCTGTCACCGACTCAGCAGATCGCCAAGTTCCTCGGGGTCAGCGTGCTCGCGGGAGCGGTGCTCGCGGGAATCGCGATGCCGGCGGCCGGTGCGTTGGGCCTGACCGCCAAGGGGACTGTCGACGAGTTCGACGACATCCCGGCCAATCTGAAGCGGCCGCCGTTGAGCCAGCGCACGCAGATCCTGGACGCGAACGGCGGCCAGATCGCGACGGTGTACTCACGCGACCGCACGGTCGTCCCGCTCAAGAAGATCTCTCCGTACATGCAGAAGGCGATCGTCGCTATCGAGGACTCGCGCTTCTATCAGCACGGGGCGATCGACATGAAGGGCATCCTGCGCGCCGTCAACGAGAACGCGCAGAGCGGCGGGGTCGCGCAGGGCGCGTCGACGCTCACGCAGCAGTACGTGAAGAACGTCTTCGTCGAGGAGGCGGGTGACGACCCGGAGAAGGTCGCCGCCGCCACTCAGCAGACCATCGGCCGCAAGATCCGCGAGCTGAAGTTCGCGATCCAGATCGAGGACAAGCTGGGCAAGAAAGGCATCCTCAACAACTATCTGAACATCACCTTCTTCGGTCAGCAGGCCTACGGGGTCGAGGCGGCGGCGCAGCGGTACTTCTCGAAGTCGGCGAAGGACCTGACGTTGCAGGAGTCGGCTCTGCTGGCGGGCATCGTGCAGTCGCCGAGCCGTTACGACCCGGTCAACGACCCGCAGGAGGCCACGAAGCGCCGCAACACCGTCCTTCAGCGGATGTCCGAGGTGCACGCCATCTCGCCGAAGGAGGCGAAGGAGGCCAAGGCGGAGCCGCTCGGCCTCAAGGTGACGAAGCCGACCAGCGGCTGCATCACCGCGAGCGCGGGCGCCGGCTTCTTCTGTGACTACGTGGAGCACGTCTTCCTCACCGACCCCGCCTTCGGCAAGACGAAGGAGGAGCGCCTCGCGCTCTGGCACCGGGGCGGTATGACGATCAGGACGACGCTCGACCCGAAGGCGCAGGAGTCGGTCCAGGCGTCGCTGAAGAAGCACGTCTACCAGAGCGACTCGGTGGCCGCCGCCTCGACGCTGGTCGAGCCGGGCTCCGGCAAGATCCTCGCGATGGGGCAGTCCAAGCCGTACGGCTACCAGAAGAACGAGACCGAGATGAACTTCTCGGTCAACCACAGCATGGGCGGCTCGAACTACGGCTTCCCGACCGGTTCCACGTTCAAGCCGTTCCTGGCCGCAGCGGCCATCGAGGGCGGCACGCCGCCCACGAAGTCGTATCCGGCGCCCTTCGAGATGGACTACCCGAAGACGGTCGCCACCTGCGACAGCAAGCCGTGGGTCAACGACAGCAATTACCACCTGGAGAACGAGAACGAGTCGGAGCACGGCCCCTACGCGTTGAAGGACGCGATGGCCAAGTCGGTCAACACCTACTTCGTACAGATGCTGGGCGACGTCGGTATGTGCCCCGTCTCGAAGATGACCGACAAGCTGGGCGTCAAGCAGGGTAACGACACCAAGCTGCCGCTCAGCCCGTCCGCGCTCACCCTCGGCTCCAACGGCCTGTCGCCGCTGACGATGGCCAGCGCCTACGCGGCCTTCGCCAACCGCGGCGAGTACTGCACCCCGATCGCGGTCGGCTCGATCACGGGCCCCGGCGGCAAGTCGATGCCGGTGCCGAAGAGCACCTGCTCCAGGGCGATGAGCGAGAAGACCGCCGACAGCGTCAACACCCTGCTGCGCGGAGTGGTCGACTCCGGTACCGGTAAGCAGGCGGGTCTGACCGGCCGCGACAACGCGGGCAAGACCGGTACGACGGACTCGCGGCTCAACGCCTGGTTCGTGGGTTACACCCCGAACATGTCGGGCGCCGTCTGGGTCGGCAGCGCCAACCAGGACGTAGAGATGCAGAACATCACCATCGGCGGTGTCTACAACAAGCTCGTCTTCGGTGGCGCGGTGCCCGGCCCGATCTGGAAGGACGCGGTGACGGGGGCGCTGGCGGGCAAGGACGCTCCCAAGTTCAACCTGATCGACATCCCCGACGCCAAGAAGGACAAGGACAAGGGCAAGGGCAAGGGCAAGGGCAAGACCCAGCCGCCGGCCGACAACGGCGGGGGCCAGAACAACAACGGCGGAGGCGGCGGAGGCGGCCAAGGTGACGGCGGTGGCGGCGGAGGCGGCGGTCAGGACGACAACCGCCCCGGCGGGAACAACGGCGGCGGCTGGAACAACGGCGGCAACGACGGCGGCGACGGCGGCGGCGGCGGCTGGTGGGACTGA